A single Salmo salar chromosome ssa19, Ssal_v3.1, whole genome shotgun sequence DNA region contains:
- the LOC106579707 gene encoding kelch repeat and BTB domain-containing protein 2 translates to MSDLNERRPVNTDYAVSLLEQLKLFYEQKLLTDVVLLVEDNEFPCHKMVLATCSSYFRAMFMSGLSESKQSHVHLRTVNPATLQMIITYAYTGNLAINDNTVEPLYETACFLQVEDVLLQCRDYLVKKIHADNCVRMLSIGDLFSCVELKQSAKRMVEHKFSVVYRQEAFLQLSHELLVDVLSSDNLNVEKEETVREAAMLWLEYNMQARSQYLSSVLSQIRIDALSEVAQRAWFQGLPPNDKSVVVQGLYKSMPKFFKPRLGMTKEEMLIFTEATSESPADMGQVTTGPNHTVVCYSPQAEKVYKLSNPPGDLQKVGTLVTPDNDVFIAGGQIPLKKSIANHGKSGGKMQAVFRSVDSFFWFDAQQNTWLPKTPMMCARIKPSLVYCEGYIYAIGGDNVGGELNKRTVERYDCEKDEWAMTSPLPCAWNWTTSVAAHGCVYVMTHDLMYCYFPRADTWVEMAVRKTSRCFASAAAFGDLVFYIGGLHLVNNSGVRMPTSTIDGSSVTVEIYDVGKNEWRLGANIPAKRYSDPCVRAVVLLGSLCIFMRETHMNERAKYAIYQYDLELDRWFLRQPASERVLWDLGKDFCCSVGKLYPSCLEESPWKPPTYLFSPDGAEEFQVDGEMVSLPHI, encoded by the exons ATGTCGGATCTCAATGAGCGTAGGCCAGTCAACACGGACTACGCTGTATCCCTGCTGGAGCAGCTCAAGCTGTTCTATGAACAGAAGTTACTGACTGACGTGGTGCTGCTGGTGGAGGACAACGAGTTCCCCTGTCACAAGATGGTCCTGGCCACATGCAGCTCCTATTTCAG GGCCATGTTTATGAGTGGTCTGTCTGAGAGTAAACAGAGTCATGTTCACCTGAGGACCGTGAACCCAGCCACCCTGCAGATGATCATCACATATGCCTATACAGGCAACCTGGCTATTAACGACAACACCGTGGAGCCCCTCTATGAGACGGCATGCTTCCTCCAG GTAGAGGACGTACTGCTGCAGTGCAGGGACTACCTGGTGAAGAAGATCCACGCAGACAACTGTGTCCGGATGCTGAGCATCGGAGACCTGTTCTCCTGTGTGGAGCTGAAGCAGAGCGCCAAGCGCATGGTGGAACACAAGTTCTCTGTAGTCTACCGTCAGGAGGCCTTCCTTCAGCTGTCCCACGAGCTGCTGGTTGACGTACTGAGCTCAGACAACCTCAACGTGGAGAAG GAGGAGACGGTGAGGGAGGCAGCTATGCTGTGGCTGGAGTACAACATGCAGGCCAggtcccagtacctctcctcagTGCTCAGCCAGATCCGCATCGACGCTCTGTCCGAGGTGGCGCAGCGCGCCTGGTTCCAGGGCCTACCTCCTAACGACAAGTCTGTCGTAGTGCAGGGCCTCTACAAGTCCATGCCTAAGTTCTTTAAACCCCGCCTGGGGATGACCAAGGAGGAGATGCTCATCTTCACGGAGGCGACGTCAGAGTCGCCGGCTGACATGGGTCAGGTGACGACGGGCCCTAACCACACGGTGGTGTGTTACAGCCCGCAGGCTGAGAAGGTCTACAAGCTCAGCAACCCGCCCGGCGACCTCCAGAAGGTTGGGACGCTCGTCACACCCGACAACGACGTGTTCATCGCCGGCGGGCAGATCCCGCTGAAGAAGTCGATCGCCAACCACGGGAAGAGCGGCGGCAAGATGCAGGCGGTGTTCCGATCGGTGGACAGCTTCTTTTGGTTCGACGCCCAGCAGAACACCTGGTTACCCAAGACGCCCATGATGTGTGCCCGCATCAAGCCCTCTCTGGTCTACTGTGAGGGCTACATCTACGCCATCGGGGGGGACAACGTGGGCGGGGAGCTGAATAAACGTACTGTAGAACGCTACGACTGTGAGAAAGACGAGTGGGCCATgacgtctcctctcccctgcgcCTGGAACTGGACCACGTCCGTAGCGGCACACGGCTGTGTCTACGTGATGACCCACGACCTCATGTACTGCTACTTCCCCCGCGCTGACACCTGGGTAGAGATGGCCGTGAGGAAGACCAGTCGCTGCTTCGCCTCCGCCGCTGCCTTCGGTGACCTTGTCTTCTATATCGGCGGCCTCCACTTGGTCAACAACTCGGGTGTCCGCATGCCTACCAGCACCATCGACGGCTCCTCGGTCACCGTGGAGATCTACGACGTCGGCAAGAACGAGTGGCGCCTGGGCGCCAACATCCCTGCCAAGCGTTACTCGGACCCGTGCGTGCGGGCTGTGGTCCTCCTGGGTTCTCTCTGCATCTTCATGCGTGAGACTCACATGAACGAGCGTGCCAAGTACGCCATCTACCAGTACGATCTGGAGCTGGACCGCTGGTTCCTGAGGCAGCCCGCGTCTGAGCGGGTACTATGGGACCTGGGGAAGGACTTCTGCTGCTCCGTGGGGAAGCTGTACCCATCCTGTCTGGAGGAGTCTCCATGGAAACCACCCACCTACCTGTTTTCTCCCGACGGGGCCGAGGAGTTTCAGGTGGACGGGGAGATGGTGTCTCTCCCTCACATATAA